Below is a window of Rhodanobacteraceae bacterium DNA.
CGGCGCTGGCGGTGGTCGAGCGCGAACGCGGTGCGGTGCCGCGCACGCTGTCGGCCATCGAGGAAATCCTCAGGCCGCAGGCCGCGGTCAGGGACGCTTGACGCAGAGCGCGCGTTTGCCCGGCTTGTCGGTCTGGTGGTAGGAGTACTGCTTGCCGTCGGTGAAGTAGATGTACCAGGCCTCCGTCTCGCCGTTGGCTTCATTGCTCCACGGCGTCAGGCCGGTCACCTTGATCAGCGGCGTCACCTTGCACGTCAGTTGGCCGGTGCACGGCTGGTTGTCGCTGCTGCCAGTCTCGAACAAGGTCAGGAGTTCGGCGACGGTCGGCAACTGCCAGCCGGTTCCGAGGGTCTGGCAGTAGGCCTTGGCAGTTGCCCAGTCGATATCACCACTGTTGTCGGTGCCCGGCCACACCAGACCGGTCTGGGTGTCGCGGACCGTACCGTCGACCAGCAGTTCGAAACGCGGCGCAGAAGGTTCCTGTGAGGTCGGCGCGGTATCCTGCGGAGCGGCCATCAGGATGGGGCTGGCGGCGAGCAGCAGTGCCGTGGCGATTGCGTGAATGGAGCGATGCGGTTGCACGATCGTATTCCCCGTGTGTGGCCAGACCGATGTCCCTAGTCTAGTGCACAAATGCGGACGCTCGGCAAGGCGCTGCGGCCCACGATGGGCCGCAGTGCGGAACTTCCGGCGAATCAGCGCAGCAGCGCGTTGACCGCCTGCAAATCGGCCACGGTGATGGTGCCGGCGGCCTGCTTCAGGCGCAGCGAATTCAACAAGTAGTCATGGCGCGCCCGGGCGTAGTCGCGCTGCGCCTGGAACAGCACCTGCTGGCTGAAGAGCACGTCGACGATGGTGCGCGTGCCCACCTCGAAACCGGCCTGCGTGGCATCCAGCGCACTCTGCGCCGAAACCAGCGCCTGTTTGCGCGCTTCGACCTCGCTGATGCCCGCCGCTACGGCGCGGAAGGCATTGCGCGTTGCGCGAACGACGGCACGCTGCTCTTGCTCGTACTGATCCTGCGCTGCATCGCGGTTGAAGGTCTGCTGGCGCACCGAGGACTGGGTGGCCAAGCCTTCAAAGATCGGGACGTTGAGGCTGATGCCGAAACCGTGGTCGCGGAAATCGGAATCGCCGGGCTGAGTTTCGCCATTCAAGGTGCTTGAGCCCCAGGAGGCGTTGTTGGTCCAGCCGTAACTGGCACCGAGCGTTGGCAGATGGCCGGCCTTGGCGGTTTCGACCGACTGTTCAGCCTGCTCCAGTTCGAAGCGGCGAATCGCCAACGCCGGGCTTTCTGCTTCTGCGGTCTGCACCCACTCTTCGGAGTCGTCCGGAGCGGGGCGGTTGAGCTTGATGTCCTCGGCCAGCGGCCGCACTTCCCCGACCGGCTTTCCCGTCAGTTCGGCGAGTCCCTCGTAGGCATCGTCCAGCTGGTTCTGCGCCTGAATTGCCGCGGCACGCGCGCCATCGTAACGGGCGCGGGCCTCATGCACGTCGGTGATCGCAGACAGGCCGACTTCGAAGCGCTGCTCGGCCTGCTCCAGCTGACGCTTGACCGCCGTTTCCTCCGCCTGCACCGCTTCGAGGTTGGTAGTAGCGGTCAAGGCGCCGAAATAGGCGGTGGCCACTCGCACGATCAAATTGTCCAGCGCCGCATCGTAGCTCGCGGCGAAGCGCGACTGGCCGGCACGCGCGCCGCGCAGGCGCGTGTAGTTCGAGTGGTTATAGATCGACTGGGTGAGATCCAGGCGATAGCTGCGCGAGGTCGACTCGCCCGAATTGATCGCGCGGCCAAAGGTCAGCGTGCCGTCCGGCAGTTGAACTTGGTCTCTGAGAGGAACTCGCGCTGTTCGAGTCGCTGATCGACGCGCTGCCAACCAGCCGCGGCAGCAGCGCCGCGCGCGCCTGGACCACGCCTTCGCCGGCGGCGAACATCGCCGATTCCGCCGCCGCAAGCTGCGGATCGCTGGCGCGCGCCATCTCGTAGATTTCGGCGAGATCGGCGGCCGGCGCGCCGGCGGCAAAGGCCGACAGCGAGGCGATCAGGGCAAGGGTGAGACGTTGGCGACGCATGGGGAACCTCGTGGGGTGATCGTCAGAATTCGAAGCGGGGCGCAGGCTGCGCTCCCTGGAGATAGGGCAAATCGGTCTCGAACAGGCTGCGGGTCTCGATGTAGTCCGCGCCCTGGCGCGTCATCAGCACGGCTTCCATCGCCGGCGAGGCGCCGCGGACGATGAACATGCGGCCGCCGGGCTTCAGCCAGCGGGTGAACGACTCGGGCACGCTCGCCACGGCGCCGGTAACGGCAATCGAATCGAACGCGTGCGGTGGCTGGTAGCCGAAGGCGTCCGCGGCGTGCACCTGGCAATTGCGGATGCCGCTGGCGCCGATGCGCCCGCGGGCGCGCTCGGCCAGGTCGCTGTGGATTTCGATCGAGACCACCTGGCGCGCCAGGCGCGAGAGACAGGCAGCCATGAAACCGCTGCCGGTGCCGACCTCGAGTACATCCTCGTCGCCGGTGAGCGCCAGCGCCTGGAGCACCCGGCCCTCGACCACCGGCTTCATCATGGACTCGCCGTGCTCCAGCGGGATCGACAGATCGGCAAAGGCCAGCTTGCGGTGGCGCGCCGGCACGAAGTCCTCGCGCTTCACCTCGCCGAGCACATCCAGCACGCGAGCATCCAGCACCTCCCAGGGGCGCACCTGCTGCTCGACCATATTGAAGCGAGCGCGTTCGAAATTGAGCGTTCCGGCCATGGCGGCTACCTGAATCCCGGGCAGTGAAGAGAAGACGTCAAGGGTAGCGGTCGACGCCCCGATTGCTCAAGGTCGCAGACTCCTGTGGGCGACCATTGTCGGATAAGTGCCATTGGTCAGGGCGTGGGCGGTGTGATGCCCGGCGCGTCCCGTCGCTCAGCCGGTCGACAGGGTTGCGGCCGGTTGTGGGTTCTGGGTTGTGGGTTGTGGGCGGCAGAAGCCAATGCCAAGGCGAAAGGCAATCGATCGCCGGGTTTGCTGCCCACAACCAAGAACCCAGAACCCAAAGCCAAAGCCATAGCTCAAGGGGTCCGCCGGGGGCCACACCACCCAAACCCCAACCCTCAATCCAGCGTCCGCCGGAACCGCTTCGCGCCCAGCGCTACCACGACCAGGGTGAAAGCCAGCAGTGGCCACAGGTTGGGCCAGACGTCGCTGGCCGTGTTGGCTTTCAGCAGGATGCCGCGGACGATGCGCAGGAAATGGGTCAGCGGCAGCAGTTCGCCGATGGCCTGGGCCCAGCCGGGCATGCCGCGGAAGGGGAACATGAAGCCGGACAGCAGCATCGACGGCAGGAAAAAGAAGAAAGTCATCTGCATCGCCTGCATCTGGTTCTTCGCGAGGGTGGAAAACAGCAGGCCGACCGACAGGTTGGCGACAATGAAAGCCAGGGTGCAGCCGAACAGCAGCCAGGGCGAGCCCAGGATCGGCACCGCGAACAGGGCGCGTGCGGCGACCAGGATGACGATCACCTGGATGTAGGCGACCAGGATGTAGGGCACCAGCTTGCCGAGCATGATCTCGATCGGCCGCACCGGCATCGCCAGCAGGTTCTCGAAGGTGCCGCGCTCGCGCTCGCGGGCGATGGCCAGGCCCGTCATCATGATCAAGGTCATGGTCAGGATCACGCCCATCAGGCCGGGCACGATGTTGTAGGCGGTCAGGCCTTCGGGGTTGAAGCGCCGATGGATGCGCAGATCGATGGCTCCCGGCCGCGCGTTGAGCCCCGTCAGCGGGCCGCGCAGTTCGCTCGTCAGCGCCTGGTCCGCGAGCGTGCCGAGCGCCGCGATCGCATTGCCGGCGGCGACCGGGTCGGTGGCGTCGATCTCCACCAGCAGCGCCGGGCGCTCGCCGCGCACCAGCGAGCGCCCGAAATCGGGCGGCACGCGCACCAGGAAGAGCGCCTGGCCGCGCGCCAGCATGGCGCGGCCGCGGTCAAGGTCCGCGGGTTGGGCGATGAGGTCGAAGTAGTCCGACTGCTCCATCGCCGACAGCAGTCGCCGGGTGTACTCGTTCGACTCGGCCGCGACCACCACAGTCGGCAAATGCTTGGGATCGGTGTTGATCGCGTAGCCGAACAGGCAGAGCTGCATGATCGGGATGCCGACCATCATTGCGAAGGTCAGCCGGTCGCGCCGCATCTGGATGAATTCCTTGGCCAGCACAGCCAGCAGGCGACGCCACGAGAAGCGGTTCACGGCGGGCTCCCGGCGCGCATCAGCGCGATGAACGCGTCTTCCAGCGAGGAGTCCACCGGTTCCCAGTCGAGCTGGTGGTGGCGCACGTACTCGCCGAGGCTCATTTGCAGCGTGTCGGCCTGCGTTCCGGAGACATGCAGGCGCAGGCCGAACGGAACCACCTGCTCGACGCCGGGCAGGCGCCCGATCTCGGCCAGCGCCGACGCCGGCGCGCCGTCGACGGCGAAAGTCGCCAGTCCGGTGCGCGCCAGGATCTGCGCCGGCGTGCCTTCGGCGAGCAGCCGTCCGGCGGCGATGTAGGCCAGGCGATGGCAGCGCTCGGCCTCGTCCATGTAGTGGGTGGAGACCAGCACCGTCAGCCCTTCACGGGCCAGCGCATGGATCTCGGCCCAGAAATCGCGCCGCGCCTTGGGGTCCACCCCTGCGGTCGGCTCGTCGAGCAGCAGCAGTTGCGGCTGGTGCAGCAGGCAGGCGGCCAGCGCGAGGCGCTGCTTCCAGCCGCCCGACAGCTCGCCGGCCAGCTGCCGCCGCCGCGTCGTGAGTCCCAGCCGCTCCAGCGCATCGTTCACAACCGCGCGCACATTCGACAGCCCGTGCATGCGCCCGGCGAAACGCAGGTTCTCCTCGATGGTCAGGTCCTCCCACCAGGTGAACTTCTGCGTCATGTAGCCGACCCGCTGCTTGATCCGCGCGCTGTCGCGGCGCACATCCAGCCCGAGGCAGGTGCCTTCCCCCGCATCCGGGGTCAGCAGGCCGCAGAGCATGCGGATCGAGGTCGTCTTGCCGCTGCCGTTCGGCCCGAGGAAACCGTAGATCGCCCCGCGCTCCACCCGGAGGTCCAGTCCATCCACGACCTTTTTGCCGCCGAAGGACTTGGTCAGGCCGCGGACGTTGATGGCAGGGATGGGGGGCGATGTCATCGACATGCACGCAGAGGAGATAGTTGTGGGTTGTGGGTTCTGGGTTGTGGGCAGCCGAAGCTTGCCCGTCCGCAGCCGACCGTCAGATTGCGAGCCTTGCTGCCCACAACCCAGAACCCACAACCCACAACCCGCCTCACAGCCGCCGCGCCCGCACCGGCAGCCCCGGTGCCAGTGTGGTCGGCGCGTCGAGGCGCGCCTCGATCCGGTAAACCAGGTCCTCGCTGCGCGATTCGCTGAAGATCACCGGCGGGGTGTATTCGGGTGCCGCGGCGATGAACTCGACGCGCGCGGTCTGGCCGGGCGGGCAGCCGTCGCAAGTGATATCCACCGCCACGCCGGGTTTCCATTGGGAGATTTCGGCCAACGGCACGAAAAAGCGCACGAAGGGCCCCTGGGCCGGCAGCAGCTTGACCACCGGTGCGCCGGCAGGCACCCATTCGCCGGGCTGGTACAGCGTGTCGTCGACCCGCGCCGAGGCGATCGCTGCGACCTGGGTCTGGTCCACCCGCCACTGGGCTTGGTCCACCACTGCCTGCGCGGCCGCGACGGCGGCGTCGGCGGCCGCCTGCGCATCGGGACGCCCGGCGAGTTCGGCACTGCGCTGTTCCGCGAGCGCCGACTGCAGCCGCGCCTGCGCCTGGGCCTGCGCCGCGGCGGCGCGGTCGCGCTGTTCGTCGGGAGCCAGTCCGCGCTGTTGCAGGTCGCGTGCGCGCTTGAGTTCGATTTCCGCCAGCGCCAGCGCGGAGCGTGCCTCGCGGACGCGCTCGGCGATTACGCGCACCTCGTCCGGCCGCCGGCCGAGGTCGAGGTCCGCCCGCTGCGCGCGCGCCTGCGCCAGGCGTCCTTCCGCCTCCGCCAGCTGTCGCCGTTCGAGTTCGCCGTCGAGCACGAACAGTGGCGCACCGGGCTCCACCGCCGCGCCGCGCTGGACTACCAGTTGCACCAGCCGCCCGGCGACGGGCGCACCGACGTACGCGTAGTCCGCTTCCAGGTAGCCCTGGTAGTCGACCGGCTTTTCGGTCTGGCATGCGGCGAGCAGCAGCATCGCGGCGACGACGGCCAGCCGGGACGGAAGGACGGGGCTTTTCACGGGGTTGCTCCGGGTGCGCGCAGGCCGCGCAGGGTCAGGTCCAGCCAGCAATCGAGGTAACGCTGCGGATCCAGTTCGCGCGGGTCGACCTTGCCCAGCGAGTGCATCCATACCGGCATGAACACCAAGCCGTGGATCAGCACGCGTACCGCGTAGGGCACATCCACCGGTGCAAACTCGCCGCAGGCGACGCCCTTGCGCAGCACCGCCGCCAACAACTCGTCCTGCATCCGCGCCACGAATCCGGTGACGAATTGCCCGGCCAGCGCGGGGAAGTTTCCTGATTCGGACACCATCAGCTTGGGCACGCCCTGCAGTTTCGAAGCGCTCAGGACCGACCACCACCGGCGCATGAACAACTCGATCAGCGCGCTGGCCGACAGCGAGGCGTCGTCGATCCGCTGCGCGAACTCCCCGAGCAGCGGGCCGACGTCTCGCCGGACGGCTTCCGCCAGCAAGGCCTCCTTGCTGTCGAAGTAAAGATAGACCGTGCCCTTGCTGACACCGGCGCGTTCGGCCACGTCATCCAGCCGGGTGGCCGCGAAGCCGCGTTCCACGAACAGCGACAGCGCGGCATCGACGATTTCGCCGGGCCGCGCCTGCTTGCGGCGACGTCGCGGAGCGTTCGGCTTCGGCGAGCCATCGGCAGCGGGTTCGACAGGGGCGGCGGTCATTGAGAGACACGTTAATAACTGACTGGTCAGTAAGTTAATCGATTCACGCCTGGTCGGCAAGGGCTCCCTGCATCGCAACCGATCGCGCCAGCCCTTGACGAGCTACCCATGGACGAAGCGCGCGAAGGCGCATAACGTTCGGCCCCCGCGTCCACCCGGAAGAACACCGTGCGTTCGTTTCCTTGCCTGCTGTCCCTGATGCTCGCCATGAATGTCCAAGCCGAAACCGCTGCCGCCGATCCCAACCAGTGGCTGGAAGCCGTGGAGGACGACAAGGCGCTGACCTGGGTGCGCGCGCAGAACGAGGACAGTGTCGATGAGCTGTCGCGCTCGGGCGACTTCAAGCGGATCGAGGCGCGCACCCTGGAAATCCTCGATTCCGACGCGCGCATTCCCTACGTCGAGAAGATGGGGCCGCATTACTACAACTTCTGGCGCGATGCGGCGAACCCGCGCGGCCTGTGGCGGCGCACCTCGCTGGACGAGTACCGCAAGGCGGATCCAGCCTGGGAGACTGTGCTGGACCTCGACGCGCTGGCCAAGTCCGAGGACAAGAACTGGGTGTTTTCGGGCGCCGAGTGCCTGGAGCCCGAGTACCGCCGTTGCCTGATGTCGCTGTCGATCGGCGGTGCCGACGCCACCGTCGTGCGCGAGTTCGACACGGTCAGCAAGTCCTTCGTCGAGGGCGGCTTCCAGTTGGAGGAAGCCAAGAGCGGCATCTCCTGGATCGACCAGGACACCGTCTTCGTCGGCACCGATTTCGGTCCGGGCTCGATGACCACATCGGGCTACGCGCGCATCGCCAAGCGCTGGAAGCGCGGCACGCCGCTGGCCGCCGCCGAGACCGTGTTCGAGGGCAAGCCGGAAGACGTCTGGGCCTATGCCTTTGCCGACACCACGCCGGGTTTCCAGCGTCAGGGGGTCTATCGCGGCATCACCTTCTATACCAACGAGGCCTTCCTGCTGCAGGACGGCAAGCTGGTGAAGATCGACAAGCAGGACAGCGCGAATGCCAACCTGCACCGCGAGTGGCTGCTGATCGAACTGCGCGAGGACTGGACGGTCGGCGGCAAGACCTGGCCGGCCGGCGCGCTGCTGGCGACCAAGCTCGACGAGTACATGGCCGGCAAGCGCGACTTCGCCGCGCTGTTCAGCCCCACCGAGCGCTCCTCGCTGGCCGGCTACACCCCGACGCGCAACCACATCATCGTCAACGAACTCGACAACGTGAAGAACCGGCTTTACGTGCTCACGCCGGGTGCCGACGGCTGGAAGCGCGAGCCATTGCCGGGCCTGCCGGAGTTCGGCACGATCAGTGCCGGTGCGGTCGACGCGACCGAGTCCGACGCCTACTTCGTCACCGTCACCGATTTCCTGACCCCGACCAGCCTGATGTACGGCGAAGTGGGCAAGGGCGCGCCCCAGACGCTGAAGTCGATGCCCGCCTTCTTCGATGCCAGTGCCCTGGCCGTCAGCCAGCACCAGGCAACCAGCGCCGACGGTACCCGCGTGCCCTACTTCCAGGTGGCGAAGAAGGACCTCAAGCTGGACGGCAGCAACCCGACAGTGCTCTACGGCTACGGCGGCTTCGAGGTGTCGATGACGCCGAGTTACAGCGCGAGCATCGGCGATTCCTGGCTCAACAAGGGCGGCGTCTATGTGGTCGCGAACATCCGCGGCGGCGGCGAGTTCGGGCCGAAGTGGCACCAGGCCGCGCTCAAGGCCAACCGACACAAGGCCTACGAGGACTTCATCGCGGTGGCCGAGGACCTGATCGCGCGCAAGGTCACCTCCACGCCACACCTCGGCACGCTGGGTGGCTCCAACGGCGGCCTGCTGATGGGCAACATGCTCACCCTGCGCCCGGACCTCTGGGGCGCGATCGTCTGCCAGGTGCCGCTGCTCGACATGCAGCGCTACCACACGCTGCTGGCCGGTGCCTCGTGGATGGGCGAATACGGCAATCCGGACGACCCGAAGGAATGGGAGTTCATCCAAACCTTCTCGCCATACCACAACGTCGAGGCCGACGTGAAATACCCGCGCACGCTGTTCACCACCTCCACCCGCGACGACCGCGTGCACCCCGGCCACGCGCGCAAGATGGTGGCGAAGATGAAGCAACAGGGACACGACGTTCTCTACTACGAGAACATCGAGGGCGGCCACGGCGGCGCCGCGAACAATGCCCAGCGCGCCTTCATGACCGCGCTCGCCTGGACCTTCTTCGCGCGCGAGTTGCGTTGACCTGCCGGCGGCGTGCGATGCTCGCGCATTGCGCGCCGCCCGGCTGACGAATGCCTGAGCCCACCCGCCGAGATCGCCTGATCTACCTCGCTCTGGCGCCGCTGGTGCTGGCGTGGACCTGCTTCCACCTCGGCTGGCTGCTGCTGCACGGGACGCTCTGGGTGCACGACCACGGCAGCCTCGTCGAGGTGAGCGGCGGGTTCCGTTTCTGGGTGACCCTCTGGCTGCACCTGCTGCTCCTGTCCGCGGCCATCGTGGTGCTTGCGCTGGCGTTTCGCCGCTGGCGCGGGCGCGGCTGACGCCAGCCTTCCGAGGAAAGCACCGATGCGACTGCCGCTGATTGCCACGCTGCTGCTGGCGCTGCCCGCCAACCCGCTGCCAGCGTCCGAGTTCGACAACGAGGCCGGCGAATACACCCTCACGGCGCTGCCCGACCCGCTGCGCGAAGCGCGGCGCATGGATCGCATGCAGCTCAGCGACCAGCAACCTGCCGGCCGCCATGTGCGCAAGGGCGAGACCATTTCCATCGTCGTCAATGGCTTGCAGTCCGGCGCGAAACTGGCGGCCACGGTTGGTTTCCGGCCGATGTGGAATGTCGCGCAGACGGAGCAATCCCAGCCCCTCGTCGAGGGCGTGAACCGACTGCGGGCGAACCAATCCGGGCCGCTGTTCTTCCGCTTCAACACGCCGCGCGGGCAGGATTCCGCGATGCCCGAGGTGCTGGTCCAGGTCGAGGGCGGCGCCTCGCTGCCGTTGTATGTCGACGGCAGCATGGACGCGCAGGACTGGGAGCAGGAACTCGCCGCGCACGGCGAAGCGCCCTTCGTTCAGTTGCTCGGCGAGCGCGCGATCATCACCTTGCCGGCAGAGGTCCACGCGCGCGAACCGGTCGTCGATCCGGCTGAGACCTTCGCGGTGCTCGACCAGATGATCCAGTGGCAGGATGAGCTGGCCGGCTTCGACGGGCGCACCGCGCGCGACCGGCCCACCCGGCTGCGCCTGCATTACCTGGTCGACTTCCGCGTCTCCGCGCAGGACCGCGAGAACTTCTACATGTACGCCACCGACCAGTTCATCGGCATGCTGGACAACAATACCGCGGACCTCACCGATCCCGCGCGCCTCAGCACCCAATGGGGCATCTGGCACGAAACCGGCCACACCCAGCAGCAGAATTCCTGGACCTTCGATGCCTTGGGCGAGGTCAACGTCAACCTGTTCTCGCTGTATGTGCAGGAGCGTTTCGGCCAGGCCAGCACCCTCGCGACTGCGGATGAAGGCGATCCGACGCTGCTCGAACAGGCCCGCGTCTACCTCGAACAGGGCGCGCCGGACTACACCGCCGAACCCGATGAGGATGGCGAGGGCTTCTTCATCAAGCTGGTGATGTTCCACCAGCTGAAGGAGGCCTATGGCTGGGAACTGTTCCAGGACCTGCACAAGCACTTCCGGGCGCATCCCCTGCCGGAAGATGCGTCGGACGAGGAGCGCGTCGATGCCTTCGTCCTCGCGCTGTGCGACCTGACCGGGCACGATCTGCGCGAGTTCTTCGAGCGCTGGGGCCTGCGCGCCTCGGTCGACGCAGACGCGCGCCTGGACGCCGCCGAGTACGCCACTCCGGACGAAGACCTGTCCGCGATTTTCGAGTGATGCCGGTGATGGCGGCTGCGCTACAATCGCAGCCCTGAAGCGGGGGTGCCGGGCGAGACGCCAGGCTGAGACAGTCCCTTCGAACCTGATCCGGCTAGTACCGGTGTAGGGAGCTTCGGGTGCGCAGCCGCGCATCCGCCGCCACCGCTTCGTCCATCAACCGATTCCGGGGAGCGACGATGAACGCGGTGATTGCCGATCTGAAGACCCAGGCCGACGAGCTTTCGGCTGACCTCACCCGCCCGATCCCTGGCTCGCGCAAGATCTACGCGCATGGCAGCCGCGACGACCTCCGCGTGCCGATGCGCGAGATCGCGCAGGCGCGCACGCCGAAGTCCTTCGGCGCCGAGATCAACCCCAGCCTCGCGGTCTACGACACCAGCGGCCCGTACACCGATCCCTCGGTGAAAATCGATTTGCGCCAGGGCCTGTTCCCGATGCGCCAGCGCTGGATCGAGGAGCGCGGCGACACGGTCCAGCTCAGCGGCCCGACCAGCCGCTTCGGCCAGGCTCGCCACGCCGACGCCGCGACCGCGCACCTGCGCTTCGACCACATCCGTCCGCCGCGGGTCGCGCGTGCCGGCGCCAACGTCAGCCAGATGCACTACGCACGGCGCGGCATCATCACGCCGGAGATGGAGTACATCGCGATCCGCGAGAACCAGCTGATCGACCAGCTGCGCGATCAGAACCTGCTGCGCCACCACGCCGGCGAGAGCTTCGGTGCCGCGCTGCCGAAGTACGTCACGCCCGAATTCGTCCGCGATGAAGTGGCCCGCGGCCGCGCGATCATCCCGTGCAACATCAACCACCCGGAACTCGAGCCGATGATCATCGGCCGCAACTTCCTGGTGAAGATCAACGCCAACATCGGCAACTCCGCGGTCACCAGTTCCATCGCCGAGGAAGTCGAGAAGATGGTGTGGTCGATCCGCTGGGGCGCGGACACGGTGATGGACCTGTCCACCGGCAAGCACATCCACGAAACCCGCGAGTGGATCATCCGCAACTCGCCGGTGCCGATCGGCACCGTGCCGATCTACCAGGCGCTGGAAAAGGTCGACGGCAAGGCCGAGGAACTGACCTGGGAGATCTTCCGCGACACCCTGATCGAGCAGGCCGAGCAGGGCGTCAGCTACTTCACGATCCACGCCGGCGTGCGCCTGAAGTACATCCCGCTGACCGCCAAGCGCGTCACCGGCATCGTCAGCCGCGGCGGCTCGATCATGGCCAAGTGGTGCCTGGCGCACCACAAGGAGAGCTTCCTGTACGAGCGCTTCGAGG
It encodes the following:
- the thiC gene encoding phosphomethylpyrimidine synthase ThiC, producing the protein MNAVIADLKTQADELSADLTRPIPGSRKIYAHGSRDDLRVPMREIAQARTPKSFGAEINPSLAVYDTSGPYTDPSVKIDLRQGLFPMRQRWIEERGDTVQLSGPTSRFGQARHADAATAHLRFDHIRPPRVARAGANVSQMHYARRGIITPEMEYIAIRENQLIDQLRDQNLLRHHAGESFGAALPKYVTPEFVRDEVARGRAIIPCNINHPELEPMIIGRNFLVKINANIGNSAVTSSIAEEVEKMVWSIRWGADTVMDLSTGKHIHETREWIIRNSPVPIGTVPIYQALEKVDGKAEELTWEIFRDTLIEQAEQGVSYFTIHAGVRLKYIPLTAKRVTGIVSRGGSIMAKWCLAHHKESFLYERFEEICEIMKAYDVAFSLGDGLRPGSIADANDAAQFGELETLGELTQIAWKHDVQTMIEGPGHVPMHLIKENMDKQLRECGEAPFYTLGPLTTDIAPGYDHITSAIGAAMIGWYGTAMLCYVTPKEHLGLPNKHDVRDGIVTYKIAAHAADLAKGHPAAQVRDNALSKARFEFRWEDQFNLGLDPEKAKEFHDETLPKEAHKLAHFCSMCGPHFCSMKITQDVRDYAAEKGVADEAAALEQGMAEKAAQFREQGAEIYRPE